The following proteins are encoded in a genomic region of Labeo rohita strain BAU-BD-2019 chromosome 5, IGBB_LRoh.1.0, whole genome shotgun sequence:
- the amer1 gene encoding APC membrane recruitment protein 1, with the protein METATGSEVVGAIGGPQSDSVSHDTTQPQSPPSVKTRKTAFRFFGGRKSICVLPSFFGGRGRSQRKGSSKTGVTKSQTYDGVSRACWEDLGRGSSEAASGDFEFCTSSDPQKSQEGHGKSQSLPRQRRGLRGLFSSIRRHRKNKNVELEKREALEMSSNFHAETVPGALSSVSDRSDNNGDSQGDELVPDVPNQTAGSECELPLAATECTKDVTLVPEKRRSRVEVDKWKRAKEEENKGEEKQNARREGLTTYHQPLSAESELDRLAEQNVGVPDGEPPAVSCSSENLVFGDVSSLKSFDSLTGCGDIIADQDDVSVAESSVSAERGSRNAGKRSSCFVTYQGGGEEMATPDEIDADYLQSLWESETSNEVCYVPSDGGSDSPSLTPDQQISSIRATSTSSPLGITETALTPVDLLSPQSDRQESVPNSDEGYYDSTTPGMEEESRERPHQERLPRDSYSGDALYELFEPDDRLLSPALPPKDGHPFVGAALQGDKSQANPLYALASSALETGTMETEEERLSKIQHALLCCELQNLRSPSKDQHLFHADCFYEDSSLPAGNGKMVLEEVISQCYPQSPPRSQALKEPVPLSRGQVQGTPLFGPHADSGFSLQVTETTRRQPQSEDQSLILPTRACSQSQEELMVCFSQALVDFTKNTRLYRNSTESLDGSESSSPFGPSLSALPAIVTFDVVDMENEGECEQQTELVEEEEELASPYEPFEDDGCYLQQDAFAECDQRTFDAYEQSLLLSNAWGIASLPRHLSLGRPCPPVPAPLALNRRSRSLDTDSLEFQTSEIYTSITTYDSKGAAFSQRRTADCSDIALPRQPCRVTVDSWRRDYGRGFDSSSSSQQEPKMPHVGQSTVRPSHLPLKNNCRNRNLLSAARADGDGEILLGGGDALYPCSYPPTGVQWKNRPVGVTQGVPHLRSEQLADHREIPMKNRRGELEGGFTPAPP; encoded by the coding sequence ATGGAGACCGCCACAGGAAGTGAGGTTGTTGGTGCAATAGGGGGTCCACAGTCAGACTCCGTTTCCCATGACACCACTCAACCTCAGTCCCCCCCGTCTGTGAAAACACGGAAGACGGCCTTCAGGTTTTTTGGTGGTCGGAAGAGCATCTGTGTTCTGCCTAGCTTTTTCGGTGGCCGTGGCAGAAGTCAAAGAAAGGGGTCATCAAAAACAGGTGTTACGAAGAGCCAAACATATGATGGGGTGAGCAGAGCATGCTGGGAAGATTTGGGCAGAGGAAGCAGTGAAGCGGCCTCAGGGGACTTTGAGTTTTGCACCTCCAGTGACCCTCAGAAATCACAGGAGGGTCATGGGAAGTCTCAGTCTCTACCACGACAGCGCAGAGGTCTCCGAGGTCTTTTCAGCAGCATTAGGAGacacaggaaaaacaaaaatgttgaactagaAAAACGCGAGGCACTTGAAATGTCTTCAAACTTCCATGCCGAAACAGTGCCTGGTGCCCTGTCGAGCGTCAGTGACCGTAGCGATAACAATGGCGACAGTCAGGGCGATGAGTTGGTGCCAGATGTGCCTAATCAAACCGCAGGCAGTGAATGTGAACTGCCATTGGCTGCCACTGAATGTACGAAAGATGTAACGCTAGTGCCTGAGAAAAGGAGGAGCAGAGTGGAGGTGGATAAGTGGAAGAGAGCAAAAGAAGAAGAGAACAAGGGAGAGGAGAAGCAAAACGCGAGACGGGAAGGACTGACGACATATCATCAACCCTTGAGTGCCGAGTCAGAACTAGACCGTTTGGCTGAGCAGAATGTGGGTGTTCCCGACGGGGAGCCTCCTGCTGTATCCTGCTCTTCTGAAAACTTAGTCTTCGGTGATGTTTCATCACTGAAAAGCTTTGATTCGCTGACAGGTTGCGGAGATATCATCGCAGACCAAGATGATGTCAGTGTCGCCGAGAGCTCAGTGTCCGCTGAGAGAGGCAGCCGAAATGCAGGAAAGCGAAGCTCGTGTTTTGTCACGTATCAAGGTGGAGGGGAAGAGATGGCCACGCCCGATGAGATAGACGCAGATTACTTGCAGAGCTTGTGGGAATCTGAAACTAGTAATGAAGTCTGCTACGTCCCCTCAGACGGAGGCTCGGATAGCCCTTCTCTCACTCCCGATCAGCAAATCAGCTCCATCCGTGCCACCTCCACCAGCAGCCCATTGGGAATTACAGAAACGGCCCTCACTCCCGTTGACCTCCTAAGCCCGCAGAGCGATCGGCAAGAGTCGGTTCCCAACAGTGATGAGGGATACTATGACTCCACTACACCAGGTATGGAAGAGGAGAGTAGAGAACGTCCACACCAGGAAAGGCTTCCACGGGACAGTTATAGTGGTGATGCCCTTTATGAACTTTTTGAGCCTGACGATCGTCTACTCAGCCCTGCTCTTCCTCCCAAGGATGGCCACCCATTTGTTGGTGCAGCCCTGCAGGGTGATAAGAGTCAAGCAAACCCTCTGTATGCCTTGGCATCCTCTGCCTTAGAGACAGGAACCATGGAGACGGAGGAGGAGCGTCTGAGCAAGATCCAGCATGCCCTTCTGTGCTGTGAGCTCCAGAATCTCAGAAGCccatccaaagatcagcatctGTTCCATGCCGACTGCTTCTACGAGGATTCGAGCCTTCCCGCAGGCAACGGTAAAATGGTTTTGGAAGAAGTTATCAGTCAGTGCTATCCCCAGTCACCACCGAGATCCCAAGCTTTAAAAGAGCCAGTGCCTCTCAGCAGGGGGCAGGTCCAGGGGACGCCATTGTTTGGACCCCATGCCGATTCTGGGTTTAGTCTGCAAGTCACAGAGACAACCAGGCGCCAGCCTCAATCTGAGGATCAGAGCCTGATACTACCCACCAGAGCCTGCAGCCAATCCCAAGAAGAGCTGATGGTCTGTTTCTCCCAAGCGCTTGTAGATTTCACAAAGAACACCCGGCTTTACCGCAACTCAACTGAGAGTCTTGATGGCTCAGAGTCAAGTTCTCCTTTCGGGCCGAGTTTGAGTGCCCTGCCCGCCATTGTCACATTTGATGTGGTCGACATGGAGAATGAGGGTGAATGTGAGCAGCAGACTGAGCTTGTTGAAGAGGAGGAAGAGTTAGCGTCTCCTTACGAACCCTTCGAGGATGATGGGTGTTATCTTCAGCAAGATGCCTTTGCTGAGTGTGACCAACGTACTTTCGATGCCTACGAACAAAGTCTATTGCTGAGTAACGCTTGGGGCATTGCGAGCCTTCCTCGCCACCTTAGCTTGGGTCGACCTTGTCCTCCTGTCCCCGCCCCATTAGCACTAAACCGTCGCAGTCGCTCTCTTGACACGGACAGTCTGGAGTTTCAGACAAGTGAGATTTACACATCCATCACCACTTATGACTCAAAGGGGGCTGCGTTTTCGCAGCGTAGGACTGCTGATTGTAGCGATATAGCATTACCGCGACAACCCTGCAGGGTTACCGTTGATAGTTGGAGGCGGGACTATGGGCGGGGTTTTGACTCCTCCAGCTCTTCTCAGCAAGAACCGAAGATGCCACATGTGGGCCAATCAACTGTAAGACCTTCACACCTCCCCCTAAAGAACAACTGCCGCAATCGTAACCTCCTCAGTGCCGCTAGAGCCGACGGTGACGGGGAGATTTTATTGGGCGGAGGTGATGCGCTCTATCCCTGTAGTTACCCCCCTACAGGCGTGCAGTGGAAGAATCGACCTGTCGGGGTCACTCAGGGTGTGCCCCATCTTCGCTCTGAGCAGTTGGCGGACCATCGAGAAATTCCAATGAAGAACCGGAGGGGGGAACTCGAGGGTGGCTTCACTCCTGCACCACCCTAA